In Bradyrhizobium sp. 1(2017), one DNA window encodes the following:
- a CDS encoding helix-turn-helix transcriptional regulator — MYRWCTDEVEPHDRFDYWREVRAKGLFGVTAELERERRADFFGEFSLQRLGDAGLVELKASHYSVERSASDIAYAPGDAICVYQQLGTGGWFGGMRGSDFSIADGSFATSHTDLPYRTAPLGAGGFHLRILKIPVSSIPGQDKRMRELAPRTFGDPGLAPLLGACFADLGEAAADDEGASGGASLVQASLVQALAHLALIERGILRPGSRRGQAALRTARLSQARRLIARHLQDPNLAPVMVADLLGVSVRHLHILFETAEKSFSQTVTDERLKQSRRLMREAPERLIADIATSCGFESLATYYRVFNAAYGMAPGDFRAQGPEGH; from the coding sequence GTGTACCGCTGGTGTACCGACGAGGTCGAGCCGCACGACCGCTTCGACTATTGGCGCGAGGTGCGCGCCAAGGGATTGTTCGGCGTCACCGCCGAACTCGAGCGCGAACGACGCGCTGATTTCTTCGGCGAATTCTCGCTGCAGCGGCTTGGCGACGCTGGCCTCGTCGAGCTGAAGGCCTCGCATTATTCGGTCGAACGCAGCGCATCCGACATCGCCTACGCACCCGGCGACGCGATCTGCGTCTACCAGCAGCTCGGCACCGGCGGCTGGTTCGGCGGAATGCGCGGAAGCGACTTTTCGATCGCCGATGGCAGCTTCGCCACCAGCCACACCGACCTGCCCTACCGCACCGCGCCGCTCGGCGCTGGCGGCTTCCATCTGCGGATCCTGAAGATCCCGGTGAGCAGCATTCCGGGGCAGGACAAGCGCATGCGCGAGCTTGCCCCGCGCACGTTCGGCGATCCCGGCTTGGCGCCCCTTCTCGGCGCCTGCTTCGCCGATCTCGGCGAGGCTGCCGCGGACGATGAGGGCGCCTCCGGTGGCGCTTCGCTCGTCCAGGCCTCCCTCGTCCAGGCTCTGGCCCATCTGGCGCTGATCGAGCGCGGCATCCTGCGGCCCGGCAGCCGGCGCGGACAGGCCGCGCTGCGGACTGCCCGCCTCTCCCAGGCCCGGCGCCTGATCGCGCGCCATCTGCAGGACCCCAATTTGGCACCGGTCATGGTGGCCGACCTGCTGGGCGTATCCGTACGTCACCTGCATATCCTGTTCGAGACCGCGGAGAAGAGCTTCTCGCAGACCGTGACCGACGAGCGCCTGAAACAGAGCCGCCGCCTGATGCGCGAGGCGCCGGAACGGCTGATCGCCGACATCGCGACCTCCTGCGGCTTCGAGAGCCTGGCGACCTACTACCGCGTCTTCAACGCCGCCTATGGCATGGCCCCCGGTGATTTCCGGGCCCAGGGCCCGGAGGGGCATTAG
- the sufC gene encoding Fe-S cluster assembly ATPase SufC — protein MALLEVKDLKVRVEEREILHGLTLTVNEGEVHAIMGPNGSGKSTLSHVIAGKPGYEVTDGQILFKGEDLLEMSPDERAAKGVFLAFQYPVEIPGVATMNFLRTALNAQRKARGEDEYSTPDFLKKVREVSKSLNIPQDMLKRGVNVGFSGGEKKRNEVLQMALFEPSLCILDEMDSGLDIDALRIAADGVNALRSPGRAMVVITHYQRLLNYIVPDVVHVMSRGRVVKSGGKELALELEASGYAQFEAA, from the coding sequence ATGGCTTTGCTTGAAGTGAAAGACCTCAAGGTTCGTGTCGAGGAGCGTGAGATCCTCCACGGGCTGACGTTGACCGTGAACGAGGGCGAGGTGCACGCGATCATGGGGCCGAACGGCTCCGGCAAGTCGACGCTCTCGCACGTCATCGCCGGCAAGCCCGGCTACGAGGTCACCGACGGCCAGATCCTGTTCAAGGGCGAGGATCTCCTGGAGATGAGCCCGGACGAGCGCGCCGCCAAGGGCGTGTTTCTGGCGTTCCAGTATCCGGTCGAAATTCCCGGCGTCGCCACCATGAACTTCCTGCGCACGGCGCTGAACGCGCAGCGCAAGGCGCGCGGCGAGGACGAATATTCCACGCCGGACTTCCTCAAGAAGGTCCGCGAGGTCTCGAAGTCGCTGAACATTCCGCAGGACATGCTCAAGCGCGGCGTCAATGTTGGCTTCTCCGGCGGCGAGAAGAAACGCAACGAGGTGCTGCAGATGGCGCTGTTCGAGCCGAGCCTGTGCATCCTCGACGAGATGGATTCCGGCCTCGACATCGACGCGCTGCGCATCGCGGCCGACGGCGTCAACGCGCTGCGCTCGCCGGGGCGCGCGATGGTCGTCATCACCCACTATCAGCGGCTGCTGAACTACATCGTGCCCGACGTGGTGCACGTGATGTCGAGGGGCCGTGTCGTGAAGAGCGGCGGCAAGGAATTGGCGCTGGAGCTGGAAGCGTCCGGCTACGCGCAATTCGAGGCCGCGTAA
- a CDS encoding caspase family protein: MTRRLFRILAALGLAAGLSGFAVPAHAEKRVALVVGNNDYRNVPKLLKAVNDARTMGDTLRQLGFSVMLAENQNRQQFSETLLAFDKAIEPGDTAFFFYAGHGFEIMGQNYLLPTDVPAATEGQEELVRDASILADRIVERLQNKKARTSILVFDACRNNPFERKGTRAVAGGGGLAPMTQLPEGVFSVFSAGPRQTALDRLSNDDANPNSVFTRTFAKELLKPGENLVQVAQRTRRAVSELADTVKHRQVPVYFDQMVDDVFLGGLAKDAVARSDDPPPTKLAALPPVSVPQLPKEEATNAPIASFSRHNGGWSVVFSFADPTLGISWRMAGKSEFRETGFIDTLDPRTRKRMPNPSIELPPDAAAGTIEVRYVDQSGDMQGPFPIRFDPEAALIRDQRKILDMTATSWLSFREFNGLLVYYTHLVSYRCAIREVRIGIDSAVPNQVLKMPPCDMRDPSAVSAGMPLYMKLAPSTQTVSVELTYRDGSVSEIKSFRSANRSNN, encoded by the coding sequence ATGACGCGTCGGCTTTTCAGAATTCTGGCGGCCCTTGGCCTCGCGGCGGGCCTGAGCGGCTTCGCGGTTCCCGCACATGCCGAAAAGCGCGTCGCGCTCGTCGTCGGCAACAACGATTACAGGAACGTGCCGAAACTGCTCAAGGCGGTCAACGACGCCCGCACCATGGGCGATACGCTGAGGCAGCTCGGCTTCTCGGTGATGCTCGCCGAGAACCAGAACCGGCAGCAATTCTCCGAGACGCTGCTCGCCTTCGACAAGGCGATCGAGCCCGGCGATACCGCGTTCTTCTTCTATGCCGGCCACGGCTTCGAGATCATGGGCCAGAACTATCTGCTGCCGACCGATGTGCCGGCGGCGACCGAAGGACAGGAAGAGCTGGTGCGAGACGCCTCGATCCTCGCCGACCGCATCGTCGAGCGCCTCCAGAACAAGAAAGCGCGGACCTCGATCCTGGTGTTCGACGCCTGCCGCAACAATCCGTTCGAGCGCAAGGGCACCCGTGCGGTCGCCGGCGGCGGCGGGCTTGCGCCGATGACGCAATTGCCCGAAGGCGTGTTCTCGGTGTTCTCGGCAGGGCCCCGCCAGACCGCGCTCGATCGCCTGTCCAACGACGACGCCAATCCCAACTCGGTGTTCACGCGCACCTTCGCCAAGGAGCTGCTCAAGCCCGGCGAGAACCTCGTGCAGGTGGCGCAGCGCACCCGCCGCGCCGTCAGCGAGCTGGCCGATACCGTGAAGCACAGGCAGGTGCCCGTCTATTTCGACCAGATGGTCGACGACGTGTTCCTCGGCGGCCTCGCCAAGGATGCGGTCGCGAGGTCCGACGATCCGCCGCCCACGAAGCTCGCGGCGCTGCCGCCGGTCTCCGTGCCGCAGCTCCCGAAGGAGGAGGCCACCAACGCGCCGATCGCGAGCTTCTCGCGGCACAATGGCGGCTGGAGCGTGGTGTTCTCCTTCGCCGACCCGACGCTCGGCATTTCCTGGCGCATGGCCGGCAAGAGTGAGTTCCGCGAGACCGGCTTCATCGACACGCTCGATCCGCGCACGCGCAAGCGGATGCCGAATCCGTCGATCGAATTGCCGCCGGATGCTGCGGCCGGCACCATCGAGGTCCGCTATGTCGACCAGTCCGGCGACATGCAGGGCCCGTTCCCGATCAGGTTCGATCCCGAGGCCGCGCTGATCCGCGACCAGCGCAAGATCCTCGACATGACCGCGACGAGCTGGCTGTCGTTCCGCGAGTTCAACGGCCTGCTGGTCTACTACACCCATCTCGTGTCCTACCGCTGCGCCATCCGTGAGGTCCGCATCGGCATCGACAGCGCCGTGCCCAACCAGGTGCTGAAGATGCCGCCCTGCGACATGCGCGACCCCAGCGCGGTCAGCGCCGGCATGCCGCTCTACATGAAGCTCGCACCAAGCACGCAGACCGTGTCGGTGGAGCTGACCTATCGCGACGGCAGCGTCTCCGAGATCAAAAGCTTTCGCAGCGCCAACCGCAGCAATAATTGA
- a CDS encoding cysteine desulfurase: MSTHPAVKNGAYDVARVRADFPALAMQVYGKNLVYLDNAASAQKPSAVLDRMTQAYQSEYANVHRGLHYLANAATEAYEGGRAKVAQFINAARTEEVIFTRNATEAINLVASSWGGPNVQDGDEIVISIMEHHSNIVPWHFLRERQGAVIKWAPVDDEGNFLIDEFEKLLTAKTKLVAITQMSNALGTIVPIKDVVKIAHARGIPVLVDGSQGAVHLPVDVQDLGCDFYVFTGHKVYGPTGIGVLWAKYDHLVAMRPFNGGGEMIREVSRDFITYGDPPHKFEAGTPAIVEAVGLGAAIDYVNSIGKERIAAHEADLTAYAQEKLREINSLRLIGTARGKGPVISFELKGAHAHDVATVIDRQGIAVRAGTHCVMPLLERFNVTATCRASFGMYNTREEVDHLAQALLKARDLFA, from the coding sequence ATGAGCACACATCCGGCAGTCAAGAACGGCGCCTATGACGTTGCGCGCGTGCGGGCGGATTTTCCGGCGCTGGCGATGCAGGTCTACGGCAAGAACCTGGTCTATCTCGACAACGCCGCCTCGGCGCAGAAGCCGAGCGCCGTGCTCGACCGCATGACACAGGCTTATCAGTCCGAATACGCCAACGTGCATCGCGGCCTGCATTACCTCGCCAATGCCGCGACCGAAGCCTATGAGGGCGGCCGCGCCAAGGTGGCGCAGTTCATCAACGCGGCTCGCACCGAGGAAGTGATCTTCACCCGCAACGCGACCGAGGCCATCAATCTGGTTGCCTCGTCCTGGGGCGGGCCGAACGTCCAAGACGGCGACGAGATCGTCATCTCGATCATGGAGCACCACTCGAACATCGTGCCCTGGCATTTCCTCAGGGAACGTCAGGGTGCCGTGATCAAATGGGCGCCGGTCGATGACGAGGGCAATTTCCTCATCGACGAGTTCGAGAAGCTGCTGACCGCCAAGACCAAGCTGGTCGCGATCACGCAGATGTCGAACGCGCTTGGCACCATCGTGCCGATCAAGGACGTCGTCAAAATCGCCCACGCCCGCGGCATTCCGGTGCTGGTCGACGGCAGCCAGGGCGCGGTGCATCTGCCGGTCGACGTCCAGGATCTCGGCTGCGACTTCTACGTCTTCACCGGCCACAAGGTTTATGGACCGACCGGCATCGGCGTGCTCTGGGCCAAGTACGACCACCTCGTCGCGATGCGTCCCTTCAATGGCGGTGGCGAGATGATCCGCGAGGTCTCCCGCGACTTCATCACTTACGGCGATCCCCCGCACAAGTTCGAGGCGGGCACGCCTGCGATCGTCGAGGCGGTCGGGCTTGGCGCCGCCATCGACTACGTCAACTCGATCGGCAAGGAGCGCATCGCCGCGCACGAGGCCGATCTCACGGCCTACGCCCAGGAGAAGCTGCGCGAGATCAACTCGCTCCGGCTGATCGGCACGGCGCGCGGCAAGGGGCCCGTGATCTCCTTCGAGCTCAAGGGCGCACATGCCCATGACGTCGCCACCGTGATCGACCGCCAGGGCATCGCGGTGCGCGCCGGCACCCATTGCGTGATGCCGCTTTTAGAGCGGTTCAACGTGACCGCGACGTGCCGGGCCTCGTTCGGCATGTATAATACGCGGGAAGAAGTCGATCATCTGGCACAGGCGCTTCTGAAGGCGCGGGATTTGTTCGCATGA
- a CDS encoding TfoX/Sxy family protein, whose protein sequence is MDRDFLSDLFGDFGPVTIRKMFSGYGISADGVNFALSLRAGLFFRADETTIPDFEAEGSKPFQYSTRAKIVTVNSYWQLPARLFDDSEELVQWARAALAAAQRAKVKKRPKAKKAAKTPVAKKRPVKRAARTTARRVGKAKRAHRSRA, encoded by the coding sequence ATGGACCGCGACTTCCTCAGCGACCTGTTCGGCGATTTCGGCCCCGTCACCATCCGCAAGATGTTCTCCGGCTACGGCATCTCCGCCGACGGCGTCAACTTCGCGCTGTCCTTGCGCGCGGGACTGTTCTTTCGCGCTGACGAGACGACCATCCCGGATTTCGAAGCGGAAGGCTCGAAGCCGTTCCAGTATTCGACCCGCGCCAAGATCGTCACCGTGAACTCCTATTGGCAGTTGCCTGCGCGGCTGTTCGACGATTCCGAGGAGCTTGTGCAATGGGCGAGGGCCGCGCTCGCCGCCGCGCAGCGTGCCAAGGTGAAGAAGCGGCCTAAAGCAAAGAAGGCGGCGAAGACGCCTGTTGCAAAGAAGCGGCCGGTCAAGAGGGCAGCCCGGACAACAGCGCGTAGGGTGGGCAAAGCGAAGCGTGCCCACCGTTCAAGAGCGTGA
- a CDS encoding HesB/IscA family protein, translating to MTQATPASTPKPRRPRPQVMRLTDAAAQRITELTQRADSEIVGLRVGVKNGGCAGQSYTVEYAHEIRPTDEVVEDKGVKILVDPKAVLFLLGTEMDYKADKMQAQFVFNNPNQISACGCGESVELRPAKVDG from the coding sequence ATGACCCAGGCAACACCAGCTTCGACACCAAAGCCCCGGCGACCGCGCCCGCAGGTGATGCGGCTGACGGATGCCGCCGCGCAGCGGATCACCGAGCTGACCCAGCGCGCCGATTCCGAGATCGTGGGCCTGCGCGTCGGTGTGAAGAACGGCGGCTGTGCCGGCCAGTCCTACACCGTCGAATACGCCCACGAGATCCGCCCGACCGACGAAGTCGTCGAGGACAAGGGCGTCAAGATCCTGGTCGATCCCAAGGCCGTGCTGTTCCTGCTCGGCACCGAGATGGACTACAAGGCCGACAAGATGCAGGCCCAGTTCGTCTTCAACAACCCCAACCAGATCTCCGCCTGCGGCTGCGGCGAGTCCGTCGAACTGCGGCCGGCGAAGGTTGACGGGTAG
- a CDS encoding SUF system Fe-S cluster assembly protein produces MSDTAEIKANPMETQSALPPEETERLTTEIIAGLKTVFDPEIPADIYELGLIYKVEIKDDRSVDVQMTLTTPNCPAAGELPTMVENAVASVPGVGVVDVKVVWEPPWSPERMSDEARLVLNMW; encoded by the coding sequence ATGAGTGACACGGCCGAAATCAAAGCCAATCCGATGGAGACTCAATCGGCGCTGCCGCCGGAGGAGACCGAGCGTCTGACCACCGAGATCATCGCAGGCCTCAAGACCGTGTTCGATCCGGAGATCCCGGCCGACATCTACGAGCTCGGCCTGATCTACAAGGTCGAGATCAAGGACGACCGCTCGGTCGACGTCCAGATGACGCTGACGACGCCGAACTGCCCGGCCGCCGGCGAGCTGCCGACCATGGTCGAGAACGCGGTCGCCAGCGTCCCCGGCGTCGGCGTGGTCGACGTCAAGGTGGTCTGGGAGCCGCCGTGGTCGCCCGAGCGCATGAGCGACGAGGCCCGCCTCGTCCTCAACATGTGGTGA
- a CDS encoding DEAD/DEAH box helicase, with translation MSFSDLGLSEKVLAAVAATGYTNPTPIQEQAIPHVLARKDVLGIAQTGTGKTAAFVLPMLTILEKGRARARMPRTLILEPTRELAAQVKENFDRYGAGQKLNVALLIGGVSFGDQDAKLMRGVDVLIATPGRLLDHTERGGLLLTGVELLVIDEADRMLDMGFIPDIERICKLVPFTRQTLFFTATMPPEIRRITEAFLHNPQKVEVSRPATTAVTVTQAQVPAGREAHEKRELLRRLLREAKDLKNAIIFCNRKREVAIVHKSLQKHGFSVGALHGDMDQPARMAALDQFRKGELPLLVASDVAARGLDIPEVSHVFNFDVPHHADDYVHRIGRTGRAGRTGTAISIVTPLDQKSMVAIEKLIGQSIPRAEGDYEVNSEAADGTERPREQRGRERSRGGRGKTQRGERRGHDRERSHEPRGEARHSSEARQVAEPRQASESKRGPEPRRGARQQANASHVPSIGRPEPRRQREADAEPGDHSHLPAFLLRPVRSPAGA, from the coding sequence ATGTCCTTTTCAGATCTCGGACTGTCCGAAAAAGTCCTCGCCGCAGTGGCGGCCACCGGTTACACCAACCCCACCCCCATTCAGGAACAGGCGATCCCCCACGTCCTCGCACGCAAGGACGTGCTCGGCATCGCCCAGACCGGCACCGGCAAGACCGCGGCCTTCGTGCTGCCGATGCTCACCATCCTCGAAAAAGGCCGTGCCCGCGCCCGCATGCCGCGCACGCTGATCCTCGAGCCGACCCGCGAGCTCGCGGCCCAGGTCAAGGAGAACTTCGACCGCTACGGCGCCGGCCAGAAACTCAACGTCGCGCTCCTGATCGGCGGCGTCTCCTTCGGCGATCAGGATGCCAAGCTGATGCGCGGCGTCGACGTGCTGATCGCAACGCCGGGCCGCCTGCTCGACCACACCGAGCGCGGCGGTCTGCTGCTCACCGGCGTCGAGCTGCTCGTCATCGACGAAGCCGACCGCATGCTGGACATGGGCTTCATCCCCGACATCGAGCGCATCTGCAAGCTCGTCCCGTTCACGCGGCAGACCCTGTTCTTCACCGCGACCATGCCGCCGGAGATCCGGCGCATCACCGAGGCCTTCCTGCACAATCCGCAGAAGGTCGAGGTCTCCCGCCCCGCCACCACCGCCGTGACCGTGACGCAGGCCCAGGTGCCCGCCGGACGCGAGGCGCATGAGAAGCGCGAGCTGCTTCGCCGCCTGCTGCGCGAAGCCAAGGACCTCAAGAACGCGATCATCTTCTGCAATCGCAAGCGCGAAGTCGCCATCGTTCACAAATCGCTCCAGAAGCACGGCTTCAGCGTCGGCGCCCTGCACGGCGACATGGACCAGCCGGCCCGCATGGCGGCGCTCGATCAGTTCCGCAAGGGCGAACTGCCGCTGCTGGTGGCCTCCGACGTCGCCGCACGCGGCCTCGACATTCCCGAGGTCAGCCACGTCTTCAATTTCGACGTGCCCCATCACGCCGACGACTACGTGCACCGCATCGGCCGCACCGGCCGCGCCGGCCGCACCGGCACTGCGATCTCGATCGTGACGCCACTCGACCAGAAGTCGATGGTGGCGATCGAGAAGCTGATCGGCCAGAGCATTCCGCGCGCCGAGGGCGACTACGAGGTCAACTCCGAGGCTGCCGACGGGACCGAGCGTCCGCGCGAGCAGCGCGGCCGTGAACGTTCGCGCGGTGGACGCGGCAAGACGCAGCGCGGCGAGCGACGCGGTCACGACCGCGAGCGCAGCCACGAGCCGCGCGGCGAGGCAAGGCATTCGTCCGAGGCAAGGCAAGTCGCCGAACCCAGACAAGCCTCCGAATCGAAGCGTGGGCCCGAGCCGCGTCGCGGCGCCCGCCAGCAAGCCAATGCATCGCATGTCCCGTCGATCGGCCGTCCAGAGCCGCGCCGGCAACGCGAAGCAGACGCCGAGCCGGGCGATCACTCGCATCTTCCGGCATTCCTGCTGCGGCCGGTCCGCTCCCCCGCCGGTGCTTGA
- the sufD gene encoding Fe-S cluster assembly protein SufD, whose translation MNVAVAKTGGSRAVSDLFASAEGRLPGSPEVIAARREAFETYERLGLPHRRIEEWKYTDLRALVGEVLPLAAAPEAAALKRAADAVKAHGIAGARKLVLVDGVFVADLSDVKALASEAGFKTLREMLQKDAGLLKTAATDAVIALNAAMATDGVVLSIADGAQLSAPIQIIHIATAAAASAFTRSQVAIGKGARATIVESFVAAGAAAYQVNDAVLVSVGDNADVAHIRLMDDAPDAVNVSSHFVTVGASVKLNFFNMTTGAAVSRLQGFITLAGEGSELSANGVNLLQKTEHGDTTLVVDHAVPNCVSRETFRAVIDDRAHSVFQGRIIVRPDAQKTDGKMMTRALLLSDEAEADNKPELEIFADDVSCGHGATAGALDDSLLFYLKARGLPEKQAQALLIQAFVGEAIEQIVDDGLREHVIGIAERWLERRQ comes from the coding sequence ATGAACGTTGCTGTGGCAAAGACCGGAGGTAGCCGCGCAGTGAGCGATCTCTTCGCCAGCGCCGAAGGCCGGCTGCCGGGTTCGCCCGAAGTGATCGCGGCGCGCCGCGAGGCATTCGAGACCTATGAGCGTCTCGGCCTGCCGCACCGCCGGATCGAGGAATGGAAATACACCGATCTGCGTGCGCTGGTCGGCGAGGTGCTGCCGCTGGCAGCCGCGCCCGAGGCGGCGGCGCTGAAGCGGGCCGCGGACGCGGTGAAGGCGCATGGGATTGCAGGCGCCCGCAAGCTGGTGCTGGTCGACGGTGTGTTCGTGGCGGATCTCTCCGACGTCAAGGCGCTTGCCTCCGAGGCAGGCTTCAAGACGCTGCGTGAAATGTTGCAGAAGGACGCCGGTCTGCTGAAGACCGCGGCCACCGATGCCGTGATCGCGCTGAACGCCGCAATGGCGACCGACGGCGTCGTGCTGTCGATCGCTGACGGCGCGCAGCTGTCCGCGCCGATCCAGATCATCCACATCGCGACCGCCGCCGCGGCATCGGCATTCACCCGATCGCAGGTCGCGATCGGGAAGGGCGCTCGCGCCACCATTGTCGAGAGCTTCGTTGCCGCCGGCGCTGCGGCCTACCAGGTCAACGACGCCGTGCTGGTGTCAGTCGGCGACAACGCCGATGTCGCGCATATCCGCCTGATGGACGATGCGCCCGATGCGGTGAACGTCTCGTCGCACTTCGTCACCGTCGGCGCCAGCGTGAAGCTCAATTTCTTCAACATGACGACCGGCGCTGCGGTCAGCCGCCTGCAGGGCTTCATCACGCTGGCGGGCGAGGGCAGCGAGCTCTCGGCCAACGGCGTCAACCTGCTGCAGAAGACCGAGCATGGCGACACCACGCTGGTGGTCGACCATGCCGTGCCGAACTGCGTCAGCCGCGAGACGTTCCGCGCCGTGATCGACGATCGCGCCCATTCGGTGTTCCAGGGCCGCATCATCGTGCGCCCGGACGCGCAGAAGACCGATGGCAAGATGATGACCCGGGCGCTGCTGCTCTCGGACGAAGCCGAGGCCGACAACAAGCCCGAGCTCGAAATCTTCGCCGACGACGTCTCCTGCGGCCATGGTGCCACCGCCGGCGCGCTCGACGACAGCCTCTTGTTCTATTTGAAGGCGCGCGGCCTGCCGGAGAAGCAGGCCCAGGCGTTGCTGATCCAGGCCTTCGTCGGCGAGGCGATCGAGCAGATCGTCGATGACGGCTTGCGCGAGCACGTGATCGGCATCGCCGAGCGCTGGCTGGAGCGGCGCCAATGA
- a CDS encoding GGDEF domain-containing protein — translation MVKVLDEHERTMAFAEVALGQIRSLRQTAIPRNYEIWYVYATGYNAPLNKIINETLARNGKLTEADLEQIYETYLSHIKTTDRIDKVGARVIGEIDDVMKVLGDALGMSGAYDASLSGATERLSSAKSRDQIKSIVEALLRSTSEMREANKALEGRLTLSKNEISNLQQSLEAIRAESLTDPLTGLGNRKYFDRMIGMAVQSALASGEPLSLLLFDIDHFKSFNDSYGHLTGDQVLRLVGLSLKQTIKGQDITARYGGEEFAVVLPNTALRQALTVADNIRRAVMAKELKKKSTGEILGRVTISVGVSLLKQGDDTDALIERADACLYAAKRNGRNRVICEVDPEYAVETHNRVA, via the coding sequence GTGGTCAAGGTGCTCGACGAACACGAACGCACGATGGCGTTCGCCGAAGTAGCGCTCGGTCAGATCAGATCGCTTCGGCAGACGGCAATTCCCCGCAATTACGAGATCTGGTACGTCTACGCGACGGGCTACAACGCTCCGCTCAACAAGATCATCAACGAGACGCTGGCGCGCAACGGCAAGCTGACCGAAGCCGATCTCGAGCAGATCTACGAGACCTATCTCTCCCACATCAAGACCACCGACCGCATCGACAAGGTCGGCGCGCGCGTCATCGGCGAGATCGACGACGTGATGAAGGTTCTCGGCGATGCGCTCGGGATGAGCGGCGCTTACGATGCCAGCCTGTCCGGTGCGACCGAAAGGCTGTCGTCGGCCAAGAGCCGCGACCAGATCAAGTCCATCGTCGAGGCGCTGCTGCGTTCGACCAGCGAGATGCGCGAGGCCAACAAGGCGCTCGAAGGTCGCCTGACGCTGTCGAAGAACGAGATCAGCAATCTGCAGCAGAGCCTGGAGGCGATCCGCGCCGAGAGCCTGACCGATCCGCTCACGGGCCTCGGCAACCGCAAATATTTCGACCGCATGATCGGCATGGCCGTGCAAAGCGCGCTCGCCTCCGGCGAGCCGCTGTCGCTGCTGCTGTTCGACATCGATCACTTCAAGTCGTTCAACGATTCCTACGGCCACCTCACCGGCGACCAGGTGCTGCGGCTCGTCGGCCTGTCGCTGAAGCAGACCATCAAGGGCCAGGACATCACCGCGCGCTACGGCGGCGAGGAATTCGCCGTCGTGCTGCCCAACACGGCGCTGCGCCAGGCCCTCACGGTCGCCGATAACATCCGCCGCGCCGTGATGGCGAAGGAATTGAAGAAGAAGTCCACCGGCGAGATCCTCGGCCGCGTCACCATCTCCGTCGGCGTCTCCCTGCTCAAGCAGGGCGACGACACCGACGCGCTGATCGAGCGTGCAGACGCCTGCCTCTACGCCGCCAAGCGCAACGGCCGCAACCGCGTGATCTGCGAAGTCGATCCGGAATACGCGGTCGAGACGCACAACCGCGTGGCCTAG